Proteins encoded in a region of the Bradyrhizobium sp. CB3481 genome:
- the rlmB gene encoding 23S rRNA (guanosine(2251)-2'-O)-methyltransferase RlmB, which translates to MSDRDRKPPFRRGGGKPFEKGRKFARSADRRERDFGTDGPMILYGWHTVSAALANPERRIRKLFLTENAARRLADEHIETRVAPEIVRPSVIDQRLGPDAVHQGMLAEADPLPSPDIDTLPQEGIVLVLDQITDPHNVGAIMRSAAAFAVKAIVTTARHSPEATGVLAKSASGALELVPLVTVQNLARALTELNDRGFMTVGLDSEGTEDLGAVTLQQPLALVLGAEGKGLRQLTRETCRVVARLDMPGEIKSLNVSNAAVLALYIGASRLGLMK; encoded by the coding sequence ATGAGCGATCGCGACCGAAAGCCGCCATTTCGCCGGGGTGGCGGCAAACCCTTTGAAAAAGGCCGGAAATTCGCCCGTTCCGCCGACCGGCGCGAGCGCGATTTCGGCACCGACGGGCCGATGATTCTCTATGGCTGGCACACCGTCTCGGCGGCGCTCGCCAACCCGGAGCGGCGGATCCGAAAGCTGTTCCTGACCGAAAACGCCGCCCGGCGGCTGGCGGACGAGCATATCGAGACCCGCGTCGCCCCCGAGATCGTCCGCCCGAGCGTCATCGACCAGCGGCTCGGCCCCGACGCCGTGCATCAGGGGATGCTGGCGGAGGCCGATCCCCTGCCCTCGCCCGATATCGATACGCTGCCGCAAGAGGGCATCGTGCTGGTGCTCGACCAGATCACCGATCCGCACAATGTCGGCGCGATCATGCGCTCGGCAGCGGCGTTTGCGGTCAAGGCCATCGTCACGACCGCCCGCCACAGCCCGGAGGCCACCGGCGTGCTGGCGAAATCCGCCTCCGGCGCGCTGGAATTGGTGCCGTTGGTGACGGTGCAAAATCTCGCCCGCGCGCTGACCGAGCTGAACGACCGCGGCTTCATGACCGTCGGGCTCGACAGCGAGGGGACCGAGGATCTCGGCGCGGTCACGTTGCAGCAGCCCCTCGCGCTGGTGCTGGGGGCCGAGGGCAAGGGCCTGCGGCAATTGACCCGCGAGACCTGCCGCGTGGTGGCACGGCTCGACATGCCCGGCGAGATCAAGAGCCTCAACGTCTCCAACGCCGCGGTGCTGGCACTTTATATCGGCGCGAGCAGACTCGGACTGATGAAATGA
- a CDS encoding YciI family protein has product MLYAILAYHVEAEVMSWTPQEDAAVMTGLLAVHDRLNAGKLLGPAARLGGTAEARTLRGPGNGMVIDGPFAETKEQLLGLYVVNCADADAAIAIARDLHRVNPSAVYEIRPIRLYLPGEALPETAQEG; this is encoded by the coding sequence ATGCTCTACGCCATTCTCGCCTACCACGTCGAAGCCGAGGTGATGTCCTGGACGCCGCAGGAAGACGCGGCCGTGATGACCGGCCTGCTCGCGGTGCATGACCGGCTCAACGCCGGCAAGCTGCTCGGTCCCGCGGCGCGGCTCGGCGGCACGGCGGAGGCCCGCACCCTGCGCGGACCGGGCAACGGCATGGTGATCGATGGGCCGTTCGCCGAGACCAAAGAGCAGTTGCTCGGCCTCTATGTGGTGAACTGCGCCGATGCGGACGCCGCAATCGCCATTGCCCGCGACCTGCACCGCGTCAATCCATCCGCGGTTTATGAGATCAGGCCGATCAGGCTCTATCTGCCGGGCGAGGCGCTGCCGGAAACGGCGCAGGAGGGGTGA
- a CDS encoding sigma-70 family RNA polymerase sigma factor gives MGRAIQLMSAEATEPPDDGATDDDLVSLAIQGNRAAFEALLRRHYDLMHRIAWRMTGSQADAQDICQDVCCALVERIASFRGEAKFTTWLVGIVRNACHDHHRRHSTLTRLKGHLAVLAEMATPPDGRDLFRRSWLASELARLSPLLRETVVLVVGEGMTHAEAATALGVSESTISGRMHEVRRQAGLAKDIGDEF, from the coding sequence ATGGGGCGCGCCATTCAGCTTATGAGCGCAGAGGCGACTGAGCCGCCGGATGACGGCGCGACGGACGACGACCTCGTCAGTCTGGCCATACAGGGCAACCGTGCCGCCTTCGAAGCCTTGTTGCGGCGTCACTACGACCTCATGCACCGCATCGCGTGGCGCATGACCGGCTCCCAGGCGGACGCGCAGGACATTTGCCAGGATGTCTGCTGCGCACTGGTGGAACGGATCGCGTCATTCAGGGGCGAGGCGAAGTTCACGACCTGGCTGGTCGGTATCGTGCGCAACGCCTGCCACGACCACCATCGGCGTCATTCGACGTTGACGCGCCTGAAAGGCCATCTCGCCGTGCTTGCCGAAATGGCGACGCCGCCGGATGGCCGGGATTTGTTTCGTCGCAGCTGGCTCGCAAGCGAGCTGGCGCGGCTTTCGCCGCTGCTGCGGGAGACGGTCGTGCTCGTGGTCGGCGAAGGCATGACGCACGCGGAGGCGGCCACGGCGCTCGGCGTCTCCGAGTCGACCATCTCCGGCCGCATGCACGAGGTGAGGCGGCAGGCAGGTCTCGCGAAGGACATTGGCGATGAGTTCTGA
- a CDS encoding VWA domain-containing protein codes for MKRTRYLLAASLACIVAGSGAYLHLMRPPQLQRAQLQVAAAPVEQKVASNDVAQAPSTVQEKRESEGEARLRTHIQTATPAAKPNQEAAAPPVAAAPPPAKPNAENKVAGGIAPQASSTRAPGRVPAPVQGMAPLVDGRSRLAERTDHSSTRPPPLAFAQPMGRADALLDHTRREHVPDASEPVGRDKFANAPENAFKIARDVPVSTFSIDVDTASYAFVRGQLNRNILPPPASVRTEELINYFPYAYEAPASANEPFRANVAVFPNPWAEGRKLIRVGIKGYALQQANRPRANLVFLIDTSGSMEPQNRLPLVKQSLAMLVTQLQPEDRIAIVTYAGNAGTALEPTSVSEKAKILATIDRLEAHGSTAGAEGIRQAYALAEQNFDAGGVNRVILATDGDFNVGITNPDELKGFVERQREKGIFLSVLGVGAGNYNDALAQSLAQNGNGVAAYIDTINEARKVLVEEASSTLFPIGKDVKIQVEFNPATVAEYRLIGYETRLLNRADFANDKVDAGDVGSGQTVTALYDIVPVGGPRVVDDLRYGAQAPASGAPSQAEYAFVKIRYKLPRSDQSVLITTPIDRASEHGRFEDAPLDARFATSVAAFAEILRGGKHTGQFGYDDVLRIASAARGDDPYGYRSEFLQLVRAAKTASAMRPLRP; via the coding sequence ATGAAGCGCACGCGATATCTCCTGGCCGCCAGCTTGGCCTGCATTGTTGCCGGATCGGGCGCCTATCTCCATCTCATGCGGCCGCCGCAGTTGCAGCGCGCGCAATTGCAGGTCGCCGCTGCGCCTGTCGAACAGAAGGTGGCGAGCAACGACGTCGCTCAAGCGCCTTCGACCGTGCAAGAAAAGAGGGAAAGCGAAGGTGAGGCCCGCTTACGAACGCATATCCAGACCGCTACTCCGGCCGCAAAGCCCAACCAGGAAGCCGCCGCGCCTCCGGTTGCGGCGGCGCCGCCTCCCGCCAAGCCGAATGCGGAAAATAAGGTCGCCGGCGGGATTGCTCCGCAGGCCTCTTCCACGAGGGCGCCCGGCCGGGTGCCGGCTCCCGTGCAGGGAATGGCGCCGCTTGTCGACGGCCGTAGCCGCCTTGCGGAGCGGACTGATCACAGCTCCACGCGCCCGCCGCCATTAGCATTTGCGCAGCCGATGGGGCGGGCCGACGCCTTGCTGGACCACACCCGGCGCGAGCACGTTCCTGATGCGTCCGAGCCTGTTGGCCGCGACAAGTTTGCGAATGCGCCGGAAAACGCCTTCAAGATCGCGCGCGATGTGCCCGTCTCGACGTTCTCCATTGATGTCGATACGGCGTCATACGCGTTCGTCCGCGGACAGCTCAACCGCAACATCCTGCCGCCGCCCGCGTCGGTTCGGACCGAGGAACTGATCAACTACTTCCCCTATGCCTACGAAGCGCCGGCATCGGCGAACGAGCCGTTCCGCGCCAACGTTGCCGTGTTTCCGAATCCCTGGGCGGAGGGCCGCAAGCTCATTCGCGTCGGCATCAAGGGTTATGCGCTGCAACAGGCAAACCGGCCGCGCGCCAATCTGGTTTTCCTGATCGATACGTCGGGCTCGATGGAGCCGCAGAACCGGCTGCCGCTCGTCAAGCAGTCGCTCGCTATGCTCGTGACCCAGCTGCAACCCGAGGACCGCATCGCGATCGTGACCTATGCTGGAAATGCCGGCACGGCGCTTGAACCCACGTCCGTGTCCGAGAAGGCGAAAATCCTGGCGACGATCGATCGGCTCGAGGCGCACGGCAGCACGGCGGGCGCCGAGGGCATCCGGCAGGCCTATGCGCTTGCGGAGCAGAACTTTGACGCGGGCGGCGTCAACCGCGTCATTCTCGCCACCGACGGCGACTTCAATGTCGGAATCACCAACCCTGATGAATTGAAGGGTTTCGTCGAGCGTCAGCGCGAAAAGGGCATTTTCCTGTCCGTGCTCGGCGTCGGTGCCGGCAATTACAACGACGCGCTGGCGCAGTCGCTGGCGCAGAACGGCAACGGCGTCGCCGCTTACATCGATACGATCAACGAGGCGCGCAAGGTGCTGGTCGAAGAGGCGAGCTCAACGCTGTTTCCGATCGGCAAGGATGTGAAGATCCAGGTCGAGTTCAATCCGGCGACCGTCGCCGAATATCGGCTCATCGGCTACGAGACGCGGCTGCTCAACCGCGCCGATTTCGCAAACGACAAGGTCGATGCCGGCGATGTCGGCTCGGGGCAAACCGTGACGGCGCTCTACGACATCGTCCCTGTCGGCGGGCCCCGCGTGGTCGATGATCTCAGATACGGCGCGCAGGCCCCGGCGAGCGGCGCGCCATCGCAGGCCGAGTATGCCTTCGTCAAGATCCGCTACAAGCTGCCGCGATCCGATCAAAGCGTGCTGATCACTACACCCATCGATCGCGCATCGGAGCATGGCCGCTTCGAGGACGCGCCGCTCGATGCCCGCTTTGCAACCAGTGTGGCCGCATTCGCTGAGATTCTACGTGGCGGAAAGCACACCGGCCAGTTCGGCTATGACGACGTGCTGCGTATTGCGTCGGCGGCGCGCGGCGACGATCCCTACGGATATCGCTCCGAGTTCCTTCAACTGGTACGCGCCGCCAAAACGGCGAGTGCCATGCGGCCGCTGCGACCGTGA
- a CDS encoding porin gives MKMVKSLILGSAAGLIAMGGAQAADLPVKAKAVEYVRICSLYGAGFFYIPGTDTCLKLGGYLRVDTTFNGGIYGGPAWSGDIGQGNRYRDYFAARSRLSLTVDTRTATEYGVVRTFGQANIQFSTLGNNTFNPNSLATNLGNNTNLLDSAGSGYVAVDQIFLQFAGFTFGKSVSAFASPWNGYPGNNNSFLMGGPDYVTGVNNIQYTVQFGNGVSGTIGLDEPTVYNRTSLLNLSSGLGGFSTAGAQAYGGVHSPDIVGNIRVDQAWGLFQIGGLAHLVNASYNNLNANGTPNNLSEISGHPEDKWGGAVMAALQIKNLPTGPGDDFKIDATYAKGSTKSVVSTSGASPSFTMFGDTGRVGAYQSIGFGQTADGVYLPGATDGIKLVDAWGIRGAFNHNWDPYWSTSLWGSYGQVRYGGNALDITSAKGAWCANYNTGKAVSADYSCNPDFNFAQVGVVTRWTPVKNLTFSAEVGAFFLDQKFTGAATLTPTAPKPTAVYEFRDQSTVFLNVRAQRNF, from the coding sequence ATGAAGATGGTTAAGAGCCTTATCCTCGGCTCAGCGGCGGGTTTGATCGCCATGGGCGGAGCACAGGCGGCCGATCTTCCCGTCAAGGCCAAAGCGGTCGAGTACGTGAGGATCTGCTCCCTGTACGGCGCGGGTTTCTTCTATATCCCGGGCACCGACACCTGCCTTAAGCTGGGTGGTTATCTGCGCGTCGACACCACGTTCAACGGTGGCATCTACGGTGGTCCCGCGTGGAGCGGCGACATCGGCCAGGGCAACCGCTATCGTGACTACTTCGCGGCTCGTTCGCGTCTTTCGCTGACGGTCGATACCCGCACTGCCACTGAATACGGCGTTGTCCGCACCTTCGGTCAGGCCAACATCCAGTTCAGCACGCTGGGCAACAACACGTTCAATCCGAACTCGCTGGCGACCAACCTCGGCAACAACACCAACCTGCTCGACTCTGCAGGCTCGGGCTACGTCGCCGTTGACCAGATCTTCCTGCAGTTCGCCGGCTTCACCTTCGGTAAGTCGGTTTCGGCCTTCGCTTCGCCTTGGAACGGCTATCCGGGCAACAACAACTCGTTCCTGATGGGCGGTCCCGACTACGTGACCGGCGTCAACAACATCCAGTACACCGTTCAGTTCGGCAATGGCGTGTCGGGCACCATCGGCCTGGATGAGCCGACCGTGTACAACCGCACCTCGCTGCTGAACCTCTCGAGCGGACTCGGCGGCTTCTCCACGGCCGGCGCGCAAGCCTACGGCGGCGTGCATTCTCCCGACATCGTCGGCAACATCCGTGTCGATCAGGCCTGGGGTCTGTTCCAGATCGGCGGTTTGGCGCACCTCGTGAACGCTTCCTACAACAACCTCAACGCCAACGGCACTCCGAATAACCTCTCGGAAATCAGCGGCCACCCCGAAGACAAGTGGGGCGGTGCTGTGATGGCTGCGTTGCAGATCAAGAATCTGCCGACCGGCCCCGGCGACGACTTCAAGATCGACGCCACCTACGCCAAGGGCTCCACGAAGTCGGTGGTCTCCACGAGCGGTGCCTCGCCGAGCTTCACGATGTTCGGTGATACCGGCCGCGTTGGTGCTTACCAGAGCATCGGCTTTGGTCAGACCGCTGATGGTGTGTACCTGCCTGGCGCCACCGACGGCATCAAGCTCGTCGATGCATGGGGTATCCGTGGTGCGTTCAACCACAACTGGGATCCCTACTGGTCGACCAGCCTCTGGGGCAGCTACGGTCAGGTGCGCTACGGTGGTAACGCTCTCGACATCACCTCGGCGAAGGGTGCCTGGTGCGCCAACTACAACACCGGCAAGGCCGTGTCTGCAGACTACTCCTGCAACCCGGACTTCAACTTCGCCCAGGTTGGTGTGGTCACCCGCTGGACTCCCGTCAAGAACCTGACGTTCTCGGCTGAAGTCGGTGCGTTCTTCCTCGACCAGAAGTTCACCGGTGCCGCCACTCTGACGCCGACGGCTCCGAAGCCGACCGCCGTCTACGAGTTCCGCGATCAGAGCACCGTGTTCCTGAACGTTCGCGCTCAGCGTAACTTCTGA
- a CDS encoding ABC transporter substrate-binding protein, with the protein MLAAVAAPALTDKARAAPGDNEIRIGNTVPYTGPASAYGVIGKVLAAYFDKVNAEGGIKGRKINFISYDDAYNPTKTMEATRKLVEEDNVLFILAGLGTNTSQAVHPYLNSRKIPQLFVASGATMWDQPREFPWTMGFLPSYQTEAHIYSQYILENHPRGKIAVLYQDDGFGKDYLKGLRDGLGGKVPIVAEAPYKVTDVNIDAQIAKLKASGADIFMQFTTPKFATMAIKRNAEIGWKPIHFLASVSESVSAVMAPAGVENAEGIISAMYRVEGEDAQSAGPAAFREWSAFMERYVPSVSKSNGQAVYGYLNAKLIVEVLKMCGDDFSRENIMKQARSIKGLQLPMMVPGILINTSPSDHATIEQMRLMRFTGGHWQFFGPVRSGIDPGTVSDSFKTLFKYGTATKRDLANQLNANTVSLMTGSFGSTYAQMGADLASVLDNGTSLRILPVMGRGSVQAVADILLLRGVDAGIVRKDTLAYLDRKDFAKDIRNQFVYVAKMFNEEMHILAPRTIANVRDLDGKTVVVDLPDSSTFVTAINVFERLGIRPHLVYQEPRLAVDMLRKGEVDAIVAIEGKPVQWLNQITDRNLHLVPVDYAKTLQEEYLPSKLSSQDYPNLVADGSSVETVSAEAVLASYNWAPNSDRYRRLALLVDTMFDKVAQLQRPPFHPKWKEMAPRATVAGWTRFKAAQEWLDRNMPASASVSAASGAVPPPAAATLSPQERDPLYREFLEWRANRAKAAGSR; encoded by the coding sequence ATGCTGGCTGCGGTGGCGGCGCCGGCGTTAACGGATAAGGCAAGGGCCGCGCCGGGCGATAATGAGATCCGGATCGGCAACACCGTGCCCTACACCGGACCGGCCTCCGCCTATGGCGTGATCGGCAAGGTGCTGGCGGCCTATTTCGACAAGGTCAACGCCGAGGGTGGAATCAAAGGCCGCAAGATCAACTTCATTTCCTATGACGACGCCTACAATCCGACCAAGACGATGGAGGCGACCCGCAAGCTCGTCGAGGAAGACAACGTTCTCTTCATTCTCGCGGGCCTCGGCACCAACACCAGCCAGGCCGTCCATCCCTATTTGAACTCGAGGAAGATCCCGCAGCTCTTCGTCGCCTCGGGCGCGACGATGTGGGACCAGCCGCGCGAGTTTCCCTGGACCATGGGCTTCCTGCCCAGCTACCAGACCGAAGCCCACATCTATTCGCAGTACATCCTGGAGAACCATCCGCGCGGCAAGATCGCGGTGCTCTATCAGGACGACGGCTTCGGCAAGGACTATCTGAAAGGCCTGAGAGACGGCCTCGGCGGCAAGGTTCCGATCGTGGCTGAAGCGCCTTACAAGGTGACGGACGTCAACATCGATGCCCAGATCGCCAAGCTGAAGGCCTCGGGCGCCGACATCTTCATGCAGTTCACCACGCCGAAATTCGCCACCATGGCGATCAAGCGAAATGCCGAGATCGGGTGGAAGCCGATCCATTTCCTCGCTTCAGTGTCCGAATCGGTGTCGGCCGTGATGGCGCCGGCCGGCGTGGAAAACGCCGAGGGTATCATTTCGGCGATGTACCGCGTGGAGGGCGAGGACGCGCAGTCCGCGGGACCGGCAGCGTTCCGGGAGTGGAGCGCCTTCATGGAGCGCTATGTCCCGAGCGTCAGCAAGTCGAACGGCCAGGCGGTCTACGGCTATCTGAACGCCAAGCTCATCGTCGAAGTCCTGAAAATGTGCGGCGACGACTTCTCGCGCGAGAACATCATGAAGCAGGCCCGCTCGATCAAAGGCCTGCAGCTTCCGATGATGGTGCCGGGCATCCTGATCAACACCAGCCCGTCGGACCATGCCACGATCGAGCAGATGCGCCTGATGCGCTTCACAGGCGGTCACTGGCAGTTCTTCGGGCCGGTGCGCAGCGGCATCGATCCGGGCACCGTCAGCGATTCCTTCAAGACGCTGTTCAAGTACGGCACCGCGACCAAGCGCGATCTGGCCAATCAGCTCAACGCGAACACGGTGAGCTTGATGACCGGCTCGTTCGGCTCCACCTATGCCCAGATGGGCGCAGACCTCGCCTCGGTGCTCGACAACGGCACCAGCTTGCGCATCCTTCCCGTGATGGGCCGCGGCTCGGTGCAGGCGGTGGCGGACATTCTGCTGCTGCGCGGCGTCGATGCCGGCATCGTGCGCAAGGACACGCTGGCCTATCTCGACCGCAAGGACTTCGCCAAGGACATCCGCAACCAGTTTGTTTATGTGGCGAAGATGTTCAACGAGGAAATGCATATCCTTGCGCCGCGGACGATTGCCAATGTGCGCGACCTCGACGGCAAGACCGTGGTCGTCGATCTGCCTGACAGTTCGACCTTCGTGACTGCGATCAACGTGTTCGAGCGTCTCGGCATCAGGCCGCACTTGGTCTACCAGGAGCCTCGTTTGGCGGTGGACATGCTGCGCAAGGGCGAAGTCGACGCCATCGTGGCGATTGAAGGCAAGCCGGTGCAATGGCTGAACCAGATCACCGACCGCAACCTGCATCTGGTGCCGGTCGACTACGCCAAGACGCTGCAGGAGGAATATCTGCCGTCCAAGCTGTCTTCGCAGGACTACCCGAACCTGGTGGCGGATGGCAGCTCGGTCGAGACGGTTTCGGCCGAGGCGGTGCTGGCCTCGTATAATTGGGCGCCAAACAGCGATCGCTACCGCCGTCTGGCGCTGCTCGTGGATACCATGTTCGACAAGGTTGCGCAGTTGCAGCGGCCGCCATTCCATCCGAAGTGGAAGGAAATGGCTCCGCGCGCGACGGTGGCCGGCTGGACCCGCTTCAAGGCCGCACAGGAATGGCTCGACCGCAACATGCCGGCAAGCGCGTCCGTGTCCGCGGCATCGGGTGCCGTGCCGCCGCCGGCTGCCGCCACGCTCTCTCCGCAGGAACGCGATCCGCTCTATCGCGAATTCCTGGAGTGGCGCGCCAACCGCGCCAAGGCGGCCGGTAGCCGATAA
- a CDS encoding ABC transporter substrate-binding protein has translation MLRSRLGARRLCAASRRSLAALALAAMAGATFSTQGVAAPPAGNEIRIGNTAPYTGPASAYGVIAKVVAAYFEKTNAEGGINGRKVNMITYDDAYEPTKTMEAIRKLVEEDQVLLALGTIGTNTNAAIQPYLNAKKVPHLFALSGAAAWDQPREFPWTVGFLPSYAAEAQIYAQYLLENHPRSKIAVLYQDDGMGKEYLKGLKDGLGGKIPIVAEAPYKVADTTIDAQIAKLKASGADVLIEFTTPKFAVMAIRRAAELGWKPLQFAASISNSYSAVIQPAGAQNAEGLMSAAYRLEGEDSAAAGDAVFREWTAFMQRYVPSVSKTNGQAVLGYLVGKLTVEVLKNCGDDLSRENIIRQARGLKGIQLPMMVQGILINTSPSDHAPIEQMRMMRFTGGQWQHFGPVRSGVDAGAVSDSFKTLFKYGTATKRDLANQLNANTVSLMTGSFGSTYAQVGADLASVLDNGTALRILPVMGRGSVQAVADILLLRGVDAGIVRKDTLAYLDRKDFAKDIRNQFVYVAKMFNEEMHVLAPRSITNVRDLDGKTVVVDLPDSSTFVTAINVFERLGIRPHLIYQEPRLAVDMLRKGEVDAIVAIEGKPLQWLNQVNDRNLHLVPVDYAKTLQEEYLPSKLSSQDYPGLVPEGGLVETVAAEAVLASYNWAPNSDRYRRLALLVDTMFDKVAQLQRPPFHPKWKEMAPRATVAGWTRFKAAQEWLDRNMPLASGSAVSSASAAVPALPSAVLSPQERDPLYREFLEWRANRAKATGNR, from the coding sequence ATGTTGCGATCCCGGTTGGGCGCGCGCCGGCTGTGCGCCGCGTCACGGCGCAGCCTGGCGGCACTTGCACTCGCCGCCATGGCAGGAGCGACGTTCAGCACGCAAGGCGTCGCCGCGCCCCCGGCCGGCAACGAAATCCGGATCGGCAATACCGCGCCGTATACTGGTCCGGCTTCGGCCTACGGTGTCATCGCCAAGGTGGTCGCGGCCTATTTCGAGAAGACCAACGCCGAGGGTGGCATCAACGGCCGCAAGGTCAATATGATCACCTACGACGACGCGTATGAGCCCACCAAGACGATGGAGGCGATCCGCAAGCTCGTCGAAGAGGACCAGGTTCTTCTTGCGTTGGGGACGATCGGCACCAACACCAACGCGGCGATCCAGCCCTATTTGAACGCGAAGAAGGTGCCGCATCTCTTCGCCCTGTCGGGCGCTGCGGCCTGGGATCAGCCGCGGGAGTTTCCCTGGACTGTCGGCTTCCTGCCGAGCTACGCGGCCGAAGCGCAGATCTATGCGCAGTATCTGCTGGAGAACCATCCGCGCAGCAAGATCGCCGTCCTCTATCAGGACGACGGCATGGGCAAGGAGTACCTCAAAGGCCTGAAGGACGGCCTCGGCGGCAAGATTCCGATCGTGGCCGAGGCGCCCTACAAGGTGGCCGATACCACCATCGACGCCCAGATCGCCAAGCTCAAGGCCTCCGGCGCCGACGTCCTCATCGAGTTCACCACACCGAAATTCGCGGTCATGGCGATCCGGCGGGCCGCCGAACTCGGATGGAAGCCGCTGCAGTTCGCCGCCTCCATCTCCAATTCGTACTCGGCCGTGATCCAGCCGGCAGGCGCGCAAAATGCGGAAGGCCTGATGTCGGCGGCCTACCGGCTCGAGGGCGAGGACTCGGCCGCGGCCGGCGACGCGGTGTTCCGCGAATGGACCGCCTTCATGCAGCGCTATGTGCCGAGCGTCAGCAAGACCAACGGCCAGGCCGTCCTGGGCTATCTGGTCGGCAAGCTGACGGTCGAGGTCTTGAAGAACTGCGGCGACGACTTGTCGCGCGAGAACATCATCCGCCAGGCGCGCGGGCTGAAGGGCATCCAGCTTCCGATGATGGTGCAGGGCATCCTGATCAATACCAGCCCGTCCGACCACGCGCCGATCGAGCAGATGCGGATGATGCGCTTCACGGGCGGCCAGTGGCAGCACTTTGGCCCGGTGCGCAGTGGCGTCGATGCGGGCGCGGTCAGCGATTCCTTCAAGACGCTGTTCAAGTATGGCACCGCGACCAAGCGCGACCTTGCCAACCAGCTCAACGCCAACACCGTGAGCTTGATGACCGGCTCGTTCGGCTCGACCTATGCGCAGGTCGGCGCCGATCTCGCCTCCGTGCTCGACAACGGTACGGCGCTGCGCATCCTTCCCGTGATGGGCCGTGGCTCGGTGCAGGCGGTGGCGGACATTCTCTTGCTGCGCGGCGTCGATGCCGGCATCGTGCGCAAGGACACGCTGGCCTATCTCGACCGCAAGGATTTTGCCAAGGACATTCGCAACCAGTTCGTCTATGTGGCGAAGATGTTCAACGAGGAAATGCACGTCCTCGCGCCGAGATCGATTACCAATGTGCGCGATCTCGACGGCAAGACCGTCGTGGTCGATCTGCCCGACAGCTCGACCTTCGTGACCGCGATCAACGTGTTCGAGCGTCTCGGCATCCGGCCGCATTTGATCTACCAGGAGCCGCGGCTCGCCGTGGACATGCTGCGCAAGGGCGAGGTCGATGCCATCGTGGCGATCGAGGGCAAGCCGTTGCAATGGCTCAACCAGGTCAACGACCGCAACCTGCATCTGGTGCCGGTCGACTATGCCAAGACGCTGCAGGAGGAATATCTGCCCTCCAAGCTGTCCTCGCAGGACTATCCGGGCCTCGTGCCCGAGGGAGGCTTGGTCGAAACGGTTGCGGCGGAAGCCGTATTGGCGTCGTACAACTGGGCGCCGAACAGCGACCGCTATCGCCGGCTGGCGCTCCTCGTCGACACCATGTTCGACAAGGTCGCGCAGTTGCAGCGGCCGCCGTTCCATCCGAAGTGGAAGGAAATGGCGCCGCGCGCGACGGTCGCCGGCTGGACCCGCTTCAAGGCGGCGCAGGAATGGCTCGACCGCAACATGCCGCTGGCGTCAGGCTCGGCCGTCTCGTCAGCATCCGCCGCCGTGCCGGCGCTCCCGTCCGCTGTCCTTTCTCCGCAGGAACGCGATCCGCTCTATCGCGAATTCCTGGAGTGGCGCGCCAACCGCGCCAAGGCAACCGGCAACCGGTAG